In Stenotrophomonas sp. 169, one DNA window encodes the following:
- a CDS encoding IS3 family transposase (programmed frameshift): MIKKTTKKSAQKPAPPPTRKRYGEEFKVQALERARRDGVAQAAQDLGLQAQQLYTWRARAQERDSLSEEQRTAQADLAKLKREVARLSEEKRLPKKSGGALRQGFQVKCAVIAEHVGEHPVALMCRVLAISRTGFHAWHRRKPSARAQRQSELDVQVQDAFVTARRREGAQRLSRRLRRGRRQVAESLHRQGLRAKAARRYKATTNSRHNLPVAENLLNQNFRTERPNQAWVSDITYIQTDEGWMYLAVVLDLYSRKVVGWAMDSRMTATLVCDALLMALFRRKFPRGVIVHSDRGSQYCSKEHRSLLETYGLVPSMSAKGNCYDNAAMESWNHSLKVEAIHGERFATREQAKAEVFDYIEVYYNRSRLHSTLGYVSPDQFELENIA, from the exons ATGATCAAGAAGACGACCAAGAAGAGTGCTCAGAAGCCCGCGCCGCCGCCGACCCGTAAACGCTATGGCGAGGAGTTCAAGGTGCAGGCGCTGGAGCGTGCTCGGCGCGATGGTGTAGCCCAGGCTGCGCAGGACCTCGGCCTGCAGGCTCAGCAGCTCTACACGTGGCGAGCCCGCGCACAGGAGAGGGATTCGCTCAGCGAGGAGCAACGCACGGCCCAGGCGGACCTGGCCAAGCTCAAGCGCGAAGTGGCGCGGTTGTCCGAAGAGA AACGACTTCCTAAAAAAAGTGGCGGCGCACTTCGCCAAGGGTTCCAAGTGAAGTGCGCCGTGATCGCTGAGCACGTTGGTGAGCACCCGGTAGCTCTGATGTGTCGTGTGCTTGCGATTTCCCGAACCGGCTTCCACGCATGGCATCGCCGCAAGCCCTCGGCCAGAGCACAGCGGCAGTCAGAACTGGATGTCCAAGTGCAGGATGCATTCGTGACAGCCAGACGCCGTGAAGGCGCGCAGCGGTTGAGTCGAAGGCTCCGCCGAGGGCGCCGTCAGGTCGCCGAAAGTCTGCACCGGCAAGGTCTGCGCGCCAAGGCAGCACGTCGATACAAGGCAACGACCAACTCTCGGCACAATCTTCCGGTGGCTGAAAACCTGCTCAATCAGAACTTCCGCACCGAGCGGCCAAACCAGGCCTGGGTCAGCGACATCACCTATATTCAGACCGACGAGGGCTGGATGTACTTGGCTGTGGTGCTGGACCTTTACTCCCGCAAAGTCGTAGGTTGGGCGATGGACAGTCGCATGACCGCGACGCTGGTGTGCGACGCCCTGCTGATGGCTCTTTTCCGGCGCAAGTTCCCACGTGGTGTGATCGTACATAGCGACCGCGGCTCGCAGTACTGCTCGAAAGAGCATCGGAGCTTGCTGGAGACCTACGGCTTGGTGCCCAGCATGAGCGCCAAGGGCAACTGCTATGACAACGCCGCGATGGAGAGCTGGAACCACAGCCTGAAAGTTGAGGCCATCCACGGCGAGCGCTTCGCCACACGCGAGCAAGCCAAAGCCGAGGTGTTTGAC